The sequence CGCCATGGTGACGATCTTCAAGAAGGAGTGGGCGGGCACGACGACGCCCATGTACGCGGCGCTCGAGGGCCTCGCGCTCGGCGGCATCTCGGCCACCTTCGAGGCGCGCTTCCCCGGCCTCGTGAGCCAGGCGGTGTTCCTCACCTTCGGGACGCTCGGCGCGCTGCTGCTCGCCTACCGCTCCGGGCTCATCCGGGCGACCGAGAACTTCAAGCTCGGCGTCTTCGCGGCGACCGGCGGCATCGCGATCGTCTACCTCGTCAACTTCGTGATGGGCTTCTTCGGCTCCGGCATCCCGATGATCCACTCGAGCGGCACGGTCGGCATCGTGTTCAGCGTGGTGGTGGTGGGCGTCGCGGCGTTGAACCTGGTGCTCGACTTCGACTTCATCGAGCACGGCGCAGAGAGCGGCGCGCCGAAGTACATGGAGTGGTACGGGGCGTTCGGCCTCCTCGTCACGCTCGTCTGGCTCTACCTCGAGATCCTGCGCTTGCTCGCGAAGCTGCAAGAGCGGCGCTGACCCCCGTCGCCCGCGATCGTCGCACGGCACGCGTCCGCGTCGCGGCGGCGCCGCCACGCACCGTCATCGCGGTTGCGTTCCTCGCCGCGCGTTGTATTGCTGCCGCTCCGACTGGAGAGGTGGCATGGCCGTGGACCCCCTGCTTTCCCCCTGGCTGATCCTGATCCCGAGCGTCGCTCTCGGAGCGTTCCTGGGCATCGTGTTCGAGCGCACCCGCGGCACCGCCGCGAAGCGCGCCGCCAAGTTCGAGGCCGATCTGGTGGAGGCGCGCTCCGCGC is a genomic window of Deltaproteobacteria bacterium containing:
- a CDS encoding Bax inhibitor-1/YccA family protein; the protein is MRSSNPALTDETFRGTRAGFGADAMTIQGTVNKTGFALVILMVTASYTWNLGVADPRVPAFTMVGILGGLVLAMVTIFKKEWAGTTTPMYAALEGLALGGISATFEARFPGLVSQAVFLTFGTLGALLLAYRSGLIRATENFKLGVFAATGGIAIVYLVNFVMGFFGSGIPMIHSSGTVGIVFSVVVVGVAALNLVLDFDFIEHGAESGAPKYMEWYGAFGLLVTLVWLYLEILRLLAKLQERR